ttttaatagataaatgtatgctacaaaaatataaaccaaaataattattattttcacatctatatttaggtttaatcTTCCTcatattattttcacaaaaatagtattgacaagaaaaatattatctgagtattttcttttaatttctttaaacaattcaatatttttttatcatccttattacatcttatgatgctaacacaagttttttttaattacgaTGTTTTATCATACATAAGTACACATGTCAAAATGGGTATAATTTAGTGGAtcaacccaaaccaaaccaacccATGAACTTTAATGAGTCAAGAATTTGGATCTTATTGGATAATTGGGTTTAATGGATAGTGGGTTTAATAAGTTTGGTTTAGAATGAGTTGGACTAATATGAGTTAATGaataacccaaaccaaaccaaaccaatttctTCTTTAAttccattaaaaaaatttagaagcAGTGACGATCTCTCGAAAGTTCCGACGATCGCCTTCGGCGACCCTTTAAGCTTCGGCGGCGATCCTCTCGATCACCCTCTTCGGCCGCGACCCTCTCGATCTCTTCGATTGATCTCGATCTCTTCAATTGATCTCTACCGTTTCTCATCTCGTCGCCTGCCGTATCTCGTCATCTAAGAGGCTCGATCTCATCTCCATCTACCGTATCTCATCTCGTCACCTGCCGTATCTCGTCACCTAAGAGGCTCGATCTCATCTCCATCTTCTCGATCGTTATATTCGTTGTGAGTATTTTGTTTTCGTTATGGGTTTTTTTTGTATCGTAGAGCTTCTGTTGATGGTTTTAATGGTTCAACAAAACCTCAAGTTTCCATGTATGTGTGTTTTACATAATGTACTATTTTCTGTGTTCGTTCAAATCCAGTATGTGAATTAAATTCATGTTGAGTTTCAGGCCAGGAACTCGGGTTTCGAAAAacaagaagctgaagatcaGCCAGCACAGACCAAGTGGGTCCAGGGTTAAGTTTGACGAGGAAGGCAATCCAGTGGCTCCCTTAGCAATAGTAGCTGCCACAACTGAGACTGAAGTAGCCCTTGATGAAGGTAAAGCAAGCTCGACTTATGTTATCATTCTGTTCCCACAAACTAGCAATGATACAGTTATTTACAACGTATGTGGATGGAATTGGTTCTTTGATTTTTGGCAGAGGCAAGGAAGGATTACTATAAGAAACTGGGGGAGCAACTGAGGAAAGTGGATCATGAGGACAAGAAAGTGGAGAGGGAAAAGAGGAGGGGGAAGAGAATGAAAGAAAAGATTAAGAGGAAGCAAGGAGagatggaggaggaggaagaagaagaaggccaTGAAGGCTCTGCATcatcagaagaagaaacaggACGAAAACGCAATAGAGCAAAGAAGATGTACTTTGATGATAATGgtgatggagatgaagaaaagGAAGGAGGAAAAATCAATACAGATGCCATCTCCATAGCTGAGCTTGAGGAGATGGCTCTCAAACTGATAACGCAGTCATGAAAATCTCACATAGGATACGTTTTGTCTGTCTAGGCTCCCTCTTTCCGCATTCGCCGTTTTGCCGATTCTCCCAAGGAAGCACTTCATTTTTATGAACCAATGTGATAGTTTCCTACAAGTTTTGTCTGTTATTTGTCAATCAAATCGTGTTACgaacaattatttatataaccTTAACTTTACCAGTCGAATCAGTTTTCTGGTAACTTTACCCGGTAACCGTTACCGGATCAAAATCTTTCGAGCGAATTAATTATGTTAACATCTTTATTATGTTAAAAGATTCTTATTTTGTCAGAGTATGTGTGACTAAGCTGACTAAAACCAGATTCATATTTGTAATATTGATACTATATAATAGTGAGTAAACTCATTAAAACcatctatatattattaaaaaagaagtacccatttgaaaatgtttttacttcattaattaaactcctttttttttttgcttgtctttttcagttgcatttatgaaatatcctaaaacgaataaaactgcctaatttattaattgtcttttagttacattaatgaaatatgcttaaatgaatttaaacttcttattttatagtttatctttttcagttaccttaataaaatatccttaaataaatttagacATAATGtaatttaatcaaccaaaaaaactcatgagttatccctacgtgcataattttaataatggagatttttaaaaacgtgcatcattaaaatgttacctaaaacatacagaactaatatataacatgcatcaataaaactagaatttgactcacacaattgtacggatattattttcagttgattaaatttaaaaataattatttattcaaaaaatatttaagaatggctatgtttttaaaaattatatggtattatttgctcataactcatttgtcatttgataaattgttagaaagaaaattttagcataatatcaCTCAGTTGTCACTTgctaaatttatagtttttatttatattttttattatttaattataatattttcattttatatttgaaagataaatgaattttatttgaaacaatatttttgtaaatgtatttttaaaaaaaatcaattaaaattgttattatcattgaatatcattatttttgacataatttgagttttcgtttacatcaaaacttatcatattttaggataattttaatttaaaatgtacttttcatatttttcaaacaaattctaaaactattttttaaatattttgttataattgtttaaaaaatattgagttgcatttcaaataaaaaggtaaatatattaacaatattctaattaaaatatgtaaaatttaatatagttttaaggaaatggtcaaaataaaaaaaaattacacataaaatt
The window above is part of the Brassica napus cultivar Da-Ae chromosome C8, Da-Ae, whole genome shotgun sequence genome. Proteins encoded here:
- the LOC106359994 gene encoding DEAD-box ATP-dependent RNA helicase 32 → MLSFRPGTRVSKNKKLKISQHRPSGSRVKFDEEGNPVAPLAIVAATTETEVALDEEARKDYYKKLGEQLRKVDHEDKKVEREKRRGKRMKEKIKRKQGEMEEEEEEEGHEGSASSEEETGRKRNRAKKMYFDDNGDGDEEKEGGKINTDAISIAELEEMALKLITQS